From a region of the Argiope bruennichi chromosome 8, qqArgBrue1.1, whole genome shotgun sequence genome:
- the LOC129981464 gene encoding uncharacterized protein LOC129981464: protein MLDCGANKSFILRGVVEELGLKTVGREVLAIHTFGSKTAERRAYDIVEITLRNVQHPTRCVKIQAVVFESITSAKIHTPSQCVRNIALEKGIELADVSTSERIDVLIGSDYISDILGERNIRISKRLIAADSIFGYLLLGKEMGIDCKEISANHLIVEGEESSFDRVKDLWLLETIGINADNEVSLSDKEILNSFQQNTTYKDKRYETRLLWKEDNKALRSNYEIAKRRLFGLSKTLDRNKELFVKYDGIIKEHLREGIIERVDLNLDQNINTGYFLPHHAVVRERKDSTKVRIVFDASSKGKGALSLNDCLESGPNLNPDLLEVLLRFRLNKIAFSADIQRAFLEIRIAEEDRQFLKFLWIKEDCPNLGFSPHNIETFQYKRVTFGVKCSPFLLAAVIKLHLEKFESEYEEA, encoded by the coding sequence ATGTTGGATTGCGGGGCCAATAAATCCTTCATCTTGAGAGGGGTGGTAGAGGAATTGGGATTGAAAACAGTGGGCAGGGAAGTTCTAGCTATTCACACTTTCGGAAGTAAAACCGCTGAGCGTCGTGCTTACGATATAGTGGAGATTACGTTAAGGAATGTGCAACACCCGACTCGGTGTGTTAAAATACAAGCGGTTGTTTTCGAGTCGATTACCTCGGCGAAAATTCATACTCCATCGCAGTGTGTTAGAAACATAGCGTTGGAAAAGGGAATTGAGTTAGCAGATGTTAGTACTTCTGAGAGGATTGATGTCTTGATTGGTTCGGAttatatttcagacattttaggAGAAAGGAATATAAGGATTAGTAAAAGATTGATTGCAGCTGATAGTATTTTCGGATATTTACTGCTGGGAAAGGAGATGGGAATTGATTGTAAGGAGATATCTGCTAACCATTTGATCGTCGAGGGTGAGGAATCGAGCTTTGATAGGGTAAAAGATTTGTGGTTATTAGAAACGATTGGGATAAATGCGGATAATGAAGTGTCGCTTtcagataaagaaattttaaactcgTTTCAACAAAATACGACGTATAAAGACAAAAGATACGAAACTCGTTTGTTATGGAAGGAGGATAATAAGGCATTACGCAGTAATTATGAAATTGCAAAGCGTCGTTTATTCGGTTTAAGCAAAACATTAGAtagaaacaaagaattatttgttaaatacgaTGGCATCATTAAAGAACACTTAAGAGAAGGTATTATAGAACGAGTAGATTTGAATTTAGACCAAAATATAAACACAGGTTATTTTCTTCCACATCATGCTGTAGTGCGAGAACGGAAGGATAGTACAAAGGTTAGGATTGTCTTTGACGCATCATCAAAGGGAAAAGGCGCGTTATCATTAAACGATTGTTTAGAGAGCGGACCGAACTTAAATCCTGATTTACTTGAAGTCTTGTTGCGGTTTAGGttaaacaaaattgcatttagtgcagatattcaGCGCGCTTTTTTAGAAATAAGGATCGCCGAGGAAGATaggcagtttttaaaattcttatggatAAAAGAGGATTGTCCTAATCTCGGTTTCAGCCCTCACaatattgaaacatttcaatataaaagagTCACTTTTGGAGTGAAATGCAGCCCATTCTTACTTGCCGCAGTTATTAAACTGCATTTAGAAAAATTCGAAAGTGAATATGAAGAAGCATGA
- the LOC129981465 gene encoding uncharacterized protein LOC129981465 translates to MEGEIELCEDYKDKAIELTSKLERQIENLRDIPQVRTNSPVTNNAENVIPLRNQSVNLPKLNIQTFEGDCSQFIDFWNSFEVAIHKNDSLTKIEKFTYLKTYLRGIALNAVSGFSLTEQNYDASIQLLKERFGRTDIIISSHMHKLLLIDPVKTCSNVTGLRKMYDAIETQIRSLQSLNVATGTYSNLLCPVILQKLPEELNLNYNRHRRAGELFDITNLVEFLRIEVECKEASLLLANPKVSNVKEYSFRSKPDQGYKNRYSSHTNALTTHANSFHHKSESNRKFNPKRNYYPSSDDRMSNQKCIFCTEKHMSHDCSVNINEKKKSLMAKGKCFVCFQNHIRKYCNSNYQCKLCGSFSHNSLICEGQQPDTVTKNISPPVEEGISIPKENNTASTMVSFSTEQNKRKNRVPGSVLLQTFSAVVTG, encoded by the coding sequence ATGGAAGGAGAAATTGAGTTATGCGAAGATTACAAAGACAAAGCAATCGAACTAACATCTAAACTAgaaagacaaattgaaaatttgaggGATATTCCACAAGTAAGGACAAACAGTCCAGTTACAAATAATGCGGAAAATGTTATCCCCTTAAGAAATCAAAGTGTTAATTTaccgaaattaaatatacaaacttTTGAGGGCGATTGCagtcaatttatagatttttggaaTTCCTTTGAAGTcgcaattcataaaaatgattcattaacaaaaattgagaaatttacttATCTAAAAACGTATCTTCGTGGAATTGCCTTAAATGCTGTATCGGGATTTTCATTAACTGAGCAAAATTATGATGCGTCGatacagttattaaaagaaagatttggcCGAACAGATATAATCATATCTTCTCACATGCATAAACTTTTATTGATTGATCCAGTAAAAACTTGCTCAAATGTAACAGgcttaagaaaaatgtatgatgCAATAGAAACCCAAATTAGATCGTTGCAATCATTAAATGTAGCTACAGGTACCTATAGTAACCTATTGTGCCCTGTAATATTACAAAAGCTACccgaagaattaaatttaaactataatcgTCACCGTAGGGCAGGTGAATTATTTGATATCACTAATTTAGTAGAATTCTTAAGAATAGAAGTAGAGTGCAAGGAagcttctttattattagcaaaccCTAAAGTTTCTAATGTAAAGGAGTATTCATTTAGAAGCAAACCTGATCAAGgttacaaaaatagatattcttcGCATACGAATGCCTTAACGACACACGCTAATTCATTTCACCATAAATCTGAATCGAATcgtaaatttaatccaaaaagaaactattatccTTCTTCCGATGACAGAATGAgtaatcaaaaatgtatcttttgcaCTGAAAAACACATGAGCCATGATTGCtcagtaaatattaatgaaaagaaaaaatcgttaATGGCTAAGGGAAAATGCTTTGTATGTTTTCAGAATCACATAAGAAAATACTGCAATAGTAACTATCAATGTAAGCTCTGTGGTTCTTTTTCGCATAATTCCTTAATTTGCGAAGGACAGCAACCCGATACCGTAACTAAGAATATTTCCCCTCCAGTCGAAGAAGGGATTTCTATCCCCAAAGAAAATAATACCGCTTCTACCATGGTATCTTTCAGCAccgaacaaaataaaagaaaaaatagggtCCCTGGATCggttttattacaaacattttcagCTGTGGTGACCGGATGA